The genomic stretch TTATAAATGTGATCCTGATTTGCTCTCCAGCACCTTGATATGGTCGCTGGATTTTTTGTCCTTGAATATATTGATTATGCGCATAATAGATGCTTCTCCAACCTCCTGACCTTTAGTCGATATAAGTGTCCCTGTCGGTCCATATAAATTCTGGTCAAGTATCATGCCCGGTTTCAGATCTTTCACAGGTACTTTGCGGGAAGAATAATCAGCCTCCAGTATAACAGCCTGTTGCAGCGATTTCAGTACATTCTGCTCATACCACCCCTGTCGGGTGCTCAGTACATCAAGTGCATCACCGGATGTTTTTCCGCTTCGCAGTATTTCTTCGAAATCAAGGCAGGCTTTTAAAATTTTTGCTTCAAGTGGCAGATCCGGATTTTCACCGGCAGGTTCATTCTGTCTGCTGATAATTTCAACGACCTGATCCATGCGCGGAATGTTTGAAAGCAGTTTTGCGCCAATTCTTGGATGATCCATAAATTCAACCCGTTCCTGTTCGCTCAGTTTTTCGCCTGAATGAATCTTGTTAAGGGTTGTCTCGCTGAGTGAAATGCAGCCCAGCTGTGAGAGCATGGCAGCAAGTTCAAGGTGAAGAGTATTTCGCATTTTCAAAAGTTCCGCAGTCTTTACCG from Maridesulfovibrio zosterae DSM 11974 encodes the following:
- a CDS encoding HD domain-containing phosphohydrolase, with the protein product MKKPRILFVDDEINILKSMKLLLRKDYDVDTAQGAVKALEMITTNAPYAVIISDLKMPSMDGIEFLHRVQKAVPESVRIMLTGHADVESASLAVNRGHVFRFLTKPIPNADMHRILEAAVNQYQLITSEKELLRGTLRGCIKVLTDILSVASPQSFSRSERIKHLAVKTAELLKMRNTLHLELAAMLSQLGCISLSETTLNKIHSGEKLSEQERVEFMDHPRIGAKLLSNIPRMDQVVEIISRQNEPAGENPDLPLEAKILKACLDFEEILRSGKTSGDALDVLSTRQGWYEQNVLKSLQQAVILEADYSSRKVPVKDLKPGMILDQNLYGPTGTLISTKGQEVGEASIMRIINIFKDKKSSDHIKVLESKSGSHL